The following coding sequences are from one Mytilus trossulus isolate FHL-02 chromosome 8, PNRI_Mtr1.1.1.hap1, whole genome shotgun sequence window:
- the LOC134728127 gene encoding uncharacterized protein LOC134728127 translates to MSIRINMFFELIFGILFVETDQYPKIDNLPHYLFSLKEYPEQDSKPMADILQEALQTQFRRKDLTCSSLSRSIANCICSTYQMFDNIGKLSIDRKTGDKSYESVAVSTPTLRHSFYYIISRHQNLQSFPSNICEFPEIAYLDLSYNKITEIDLVPCITFLDTFILQHNLVEYLNNITFLHLRFIRVIDLSHNRLKYIEPGFLMNVNGSLFKFDVSYNYLTTLDITNILWKQLIFCKANFSNNFISSITNELNWKSQDNSEFSYFGVLDGSHNNLSYFSIFNDNGLNVRHAGKLSGWWIYVTGNQWICDCRLYPFAKLSELLVKNFHRLNFYMTCDSPAKMKMRKLFDIIKNSDLDQLICNLSLSDRCPPQCRCFYQPAIDNRTIVDCSGSGLTRIPSALPLYDHLQIDFTNNSIRHLERIAQFGLQMVERITKLDLSNNQIIAISDLVLDRFRKIQLVNITSNAIKRIPRSLQMLKPCQIALGQIIMKCECQDLWLKIWLPLEYQSCTGNTQIVCDHNGVLRPITEMNKVDLGCSEANNNASLLNMSICSAFAAVIIIASILFKLRSECFILTRSIFNFVKKPVAPNCIKHDIYISANEDDPLVRKWLLTSLVPYLEGKGFDVFLFFRDSAFGAPREQQTIDVMSKSRNFIILLSDITNGTQEWNKKEWKYAWNYYKCDLSRNLIVINYDFVKCDDTVKKFFRGFFTLKKVINFSNFENKIEEDICTLLK, encoded by the coding sequence ATGAGCATTcggataaatatgttttttgaaCTCATTTTTGGAATTCTTTTTGTAGAAACGGATCAATATCCGAAAATAGATAATTTGCCTCACTATCTATTTTCATTAAAAGAATATCCTGAACAAGACTCAAAACCGATGGCCGATATTTTACAGGAAGCGTTACAAACACAATTTCGACGAAAGGATTTAACGTGTAGCTCATTATCACGTAGTATAGCAAATTGTATTTGCTCCACCTATCAGATGTTTGACAACATCGGCAAACTATCTATTGATAGAAAAACTGGTGATAAAAGTTATGAAAGTGTAGCGGTTTCAACACCGACGTTGCGTCAttcattttattacataataagTCGTCATCAAAATTTGCAAAGTTTTCCAAGTAATATCTGTGAATTTCCGGAAATTGCATATTTGGATTTGTCCTACaacaaaataacagaaattGATCTTGTGCCATGTATTACATTCTTAGATACATTCATACTCCAACATAACCTAGTAGAGTACCTgaataatataacatttttgCACTTGAGATTCATTCGTGTAATTGACTTGTCTCATAACAGACTAAAATATATCGAACCTGGATTTTTAATGAACGTTAATggaagtttgtttaaatttgatgtTTCATACAATTATCTAACTACGCTtgacataacaaatatattatggAAACAGCTCATCTTTTGTAAggcaaatttttcaaataactttATAAGCTCTATAACAAACGAATTAAATTGGAAAAGTCAAGATAATTCCGAGTTTTCTTATTTTGGAGTCCTGGATGGGTCGCATAACAATTTATCatacttttcaatttttaatgacaaTGGACTTAATGTTAGACATGCAGGAAAATTAAGTGGCTGGTGGATATATGTGACGGGAAATCAGTGGATTTGTGATTGCAGACTTTACCCGTTTGCTAAGCTATCTGAATTGCTTGTCAAAAACTTTCACAGATTGAATTTTTATATGACTTGTGATTCTCCTGCAAAGATGAAGATGAGGAAATTGTTCGACATCATCAAAAATTCTGATCTTGATCAATTAATTTGTAACTTGTCATTATCCGACCGATGTCCACCACAATGCCGTTGTTTTTATCAACCTGCTATAGACAACAGAACAATAGTTGATTGTTCTGGGTCTGGACTCACACGAATTCCGTCAGCTCTGCCTTTGTATGACCATCTTCAAATAGATTTCACAAACAATAGCATACGACATTTAGAAAGGATAGCACAGTTTGGGTTGCAAATGGTTGAAAGGATAACGAAACTGGATCTTTCAAACAACCAAATAATAGCCATTTCAGATCTCGTCCTAGATCGTTTTAGAAAAATACAACTGGTTAATATAACAAGCAATGCGATAAAACGGATTCCAAGGTCATTACAGATGCTGAAGCCATGTCAGATTGCCTTAGGACAAATCATTATGAAATGTGAATGCCAGGATCTTTGGTTAAAGATATGGTTACCGTTAGAATACCAAAGTTGTACTGGAAACACACAAATTGTATGCGACCATAATGGTGTACTACGTCCTATTACTGAAATGAATAAAGTAGATCTTGGATGTTCTGAGGCAAATAACAATGCTTCGTTGTTAAACATGTCGATATGTTCAGCATTTGCTGCAGTGATCATAATAGCATCGATTTTATTCAAGCTTCGGTCtgaatgttttatattaacacGATCTATATTCAACTTTGTAAAGAAGCCAGTAGCGCCAAACTGTATAAAACACGACATATATATTTCTGCAAATGAGGATGATCCACTAGTCCGGAAATGGTTGTTAACTTCCTTGGTCCCTTATCTTGAGGGAAAAGGGTTcgatgtgtttttgttttttagggACAGTGCATTCGGAGCTCCTCGGGAACAACAGACGATTGACGTCATGTccaaaagtcgaaattttataATACTTCTTAGTGACATTACCAATGGCACTCAGGAATGGAATAAGAAAGAATGGAAATATGCTTGGAATTATTACAAATGTGACTTAAGTCGGAACCTTATTGTCATCAATTACGATTTCGTAAAATGCGATGACACTGTAAAGAAGTTCTTTCGAggattttttactttaaaaaaggtCATTAACTTCtcgaattttgaaaataagattgaagAAGATATTTGTACATTACTGAAATGA
- the LOC134681522 gene encoding uncharacterized protein LOC134681522 has protein sequence MAESHKELCWSCPGAKHKNIIDLWCFDCSESICIECKEKHLGQFHVIIPISEAEKVDKSVITGPCTCNEKLSQDSLLHCKSHDKIYCQFCAPSVHSNCSEVQSIDNAASGCQQRTSFLITDLELRLGNLKTNYMSLIEEQELNLTDLNFQKYQIRIQVSDYRKNTNKYLNESEDKIGNQLDRYYEQCRAQISKNIKASLERYNVLSSFENTLHLLITNSSECRTFIAAKNIDCRQYEEESVFETFQDFFKLFKLSFRKEETNDINTVCTKLGDVKLEVVDKRNIIVPKRDSGVQTSVRVRMTASRLYAYNSTEFDLGEDGKIFRSCLNPNKLLILIGNARAVLAYNTIRKSIERIDLSDFPVDVSVIDDELFLVAMPAQGVSLVNTATKTVKFILNYNSKCVAYHNAVMYTVRKKKLVLSNLKGSIIKKEGLGFHANRICVDSKGNVYVSDNKQICKLDSVNYRKEVILEKKWNETCDIGGITIDKEDRLYYSDKTNGAIMRFNLNSKTANAIIEDLQNPLSIACDKTTNQILVITNRGSNIEIWQL, from the coding sequence ATGGCAGAATCTCATAAAGAGTTGTGTTGGTCTTGTCCCGGTGCAAAACACAAGAATATAATAGATCTTTGGTGCTTTGACTGTTCAGAATCAATTTGTATTGAATGTAAGGAAAAACATTTAGGACAATTTCATGTCATTATTCCAATATCAGAAGCAGAAAAAGTGGATAAATCTGTCATTACAGGACCTTgtacatgtaatgaaaaattatctcAGGATTCTCTTTTGCACTGTAAATCTCACGATAAAATCTACTGCCAGTTCTGCGCACCTTCAGTTCATAGCAATTGCTCTGAAGTCCAGAGTATTGACAACGCTGCCTCAGGGTGCCAGCAAAGGACATCATTTTTGATTACTGATTTGGAATTAAGACTTGGTAATTTGAAGACCAATTATATGTCACTAATAGAAGAACAGGAACTGAATTTAACTGATTTAAATTTTCAGAAATATCAAATCAGAATTCAAGTGAGCGATTACCGTAAGAACACGAATAAGTATTTAAATGAATCAGAAGATAAAATTGGAAATCAGCTAGACCGTTATTACGAGCAATGTAGAGctcaaatttctaaaaatataaaggCTTCCCTAGAGAGATACAATGTGCTATCATCATTTGAAAACACTCTCCATTTACTTATCACAAATTCTTCCGAATGTCGTACTTTCATTGCAGCAAAGAATATCGATTGCAGACAATATGAAGAGGAATCTGTCTTTGAAACGTTTCAAGACTTTTTCAAGCTATTTAAATTGTCGTTTCGCAAAGAAGAAACAAATGACATCAATACAGTTTGTACGAAATTAGGAGACGTTAAGCTTGAAGTAGtagataaaagaaatataatagtCCCAAAAAGGGATTCAGGGGTACAAACTTCAGTCCGAGTACGAATGACTGCATCTCGTCTGTATGCTTACAATTCAACAGAGTTTGATTTGGGAGAGGATGGTAAAATATTTAGGAGCTGCCTGAATCCAAATAAATTGTTAATTCTTATAGGTAATGCACGTGCAGTATTGGCTTACAATACAATAAGAAAAAGTATAGAGCGCATTGATTTAAGTGATTTTCCTGTAGATGTATCAGTTATTGATGATGAGTTGTTCTTAGTGGCAATGCCTGCACAAGGTGTTAGTCTTGTCAATACGGCAACAAAAACGGTAaaatttattctaaattataacTCAAAATGTGTTGCATATCACAATGCAGTTATGTATACAGTTCGTAAGAAAAAACTTgttctttcaaatttaaagggatcaatcataaaaaaagaaggCTTAGGCTTTCACGCAAATAGGATTTGTGTTGATAGTAAAGGCAACGTGTATGTGTCTGACAATAAGCAAATTTGTAAGTTAGATTCAGTGAATTATCGAAAGGAAGTTATATTAGAAAAGAAGTGGAATGAAACCTGTGATATTGGAGGAATTACTATTGACAAGGAAGATCGATTGTACTACAGTGACAAAACTAACGGTGCCATCATGAGATTTAATCTCAATTCGAAAACAGCGAATGCAATAATTGAAGATTTACAGAATCCGTTAAGCATTGCATGTGACAAAACCACCAACCAAATACTTGTAATTACCAATAGGGGAAGTAACATAGAAATATGGCAACTTTGA